ccactccgatgggagcctctcatgatataaagccaggtgggtttgtcgtggcttttctcagcaacaaggaattgattacgaagaaaccttctctcctgttgttaaacctagcaccattcgcaccgttcatagtgttgctgtctcctcttcatggcccattcaccaacttgatgttaaaaatgctttcctccatggttcccttcaagaaactgtctactgccagcaacctctgggttttgaaaatccatcctttccaactcatgtatgtcttcttcagaaatctctctacggtcttaaacaggccccacgagcttggtttcaacgcttctcctccttcattcaaacaataggcttcactccatctctctccgacacctctctttttgtgtatcatcaaacttctgacactgcctatttacttctctatgtagatgatatcattcttaccgcctcctctcaaaagttcttagatcatattgtctctcttcttagatctgaattttctatgactgacctaggactccttcatcatttcttaggcattgctgttgttcgagattcctccagcctttttctttcccaacgccagtatattcttgatcttcttaatcgtgctggtacgcttgactgtcaatcatctcgcactcctgtcgatactagttttaaactttcggctaccggtgaacccttttccgatcctactctctatcgtagcctaacaggtgctctccaatatctcaccattactcgtcctgaaatctcttttgctgttcaacaagcatgtctctatatgcatgatccccgggttcctcactataatcatgttaaacgcattcttcggtatttagaaggaactctcaatcatggtctccacctcaataattcttctccaaactcgcttaccgcatactctgatgcagactgggctggttgtcctgacactcgaaggtccactttcggtttttgtgtttttcttggtaacaatttgatttcttggtcttcgaaaagacaggttacagtctcacgttcgtcggccgaggctgagtatcgcgctgtggcacatgccgttgcagataccatctggattcggcagttactctccgagctacacaggcctattgagcaggccactattgtctactgtgacaacatatcagcagtctacatgaccagcaatccagttcaacaccgacgcacaaagcatattgagattgatattcattttgttcgtgaaaaggttgctcttggtcaggttcgggtgcttcatgttccctctacggctcagtttgctgacattttcaccaaggcactgcctactaagccgtttcaagatatctgtttcagtctcaacgtcgtcgagcctgccgttgatactgcggggggatgttagagtagtcattatggtatacgacttctagtccaagtcagttttgtacccctaccccaagtcggtttgtaccctcttatatactcttgtatgccgcaccaaatcatcaataagcaacagtttatTCAGCTTTCAGTTGCCATGTGGTTTGTTTACAATTTGCCATGCAATCATAACATATATCTAGTTATACTTTCTCTGATGTGAGATTTCTCTGGTAGTTGCCGTAGAAACCATATGGCAAAATCCAGTTCCAGACAAACAAAGTGTGTTGCAGTTGCCATGTAGAAGATGCTATATTTAAAATGTGCAATCCAGCACGTTTGCCGTGTGTAATCCAACAGGTTTACCATGTGTAATCCAATATGTTTGCCATGTGGAATCAGCTAGATTTGCCATGTGTGATGCACTAGATTTTCCACGTGTGGTCCACTAGATCTGCCATATGTGATCTAATATTTTTGCAAATGAGAAGGAGAGAAAAGAATGGAGTAAGAACAATCAAACAAAAAATTGAAGGAACAAGGTCTGGGATGATGAACATGCTGACAACGGGAAACGCGCCTACCATAACTTGTGCAGGTATGTGACACAAAAAGAAGCTGCCAGACTTGAAAAATGTGTAAATCCAATAGATTTGCCATGTATAATCAACTAGCTTGACCATGtgtaaactactccctccgtaaagaaatataagagcatttagatcactaaagcTATATTTCTTTACACAGGCAGTGCtagatttgaaaaaaaaattgtgaGCAACATATGTGCCATGTGCAGACCATTAAAAACCTAAAACCTGTTTTGCATGGCACTGCTTTAAATGTTCAATGCGGGCCGACCCGTTTCATGTGTTAGCTCGTGCGCTTCGACGAAAGCGCAACAGCTGGACGCTGATAATTTGGCGCTCCTATGCAGCGCTGTAGGCGCCCATTAACGATCCGGTGCCTGCAACGTTGCTagcatgggccggcccactagcgTGTTGCcctagttttattttattttttacgAAAATAAAAATATGAAATCAGAAAAGGTTTACAGATTTAAAGAGAAAAAGGTTCAACCATTTGAAAAAAAGTTAATGTCTTTAAAAaaggttcatcaattttgaaaaaagttcatcaattttaaaaAAACTTCATTCAAATTGAAAAAGAAGTTCATCCAATCTAGCAAAAGTTCATTAAAGTTGCAAAAAGTtcataaaaattcaaaaaaagttcatgtatttttttgaaaagttcatcaaactgaaaaaaaatcataaatccaaaaaaagttcatcgatattcaaaaaagttcatcaatctGAAAAAAAACTGTTGAAATCTAAAAACAGTTCACCGatattcaaaaaagttcatggaATTATCAAAAAAGAAATAGTCAACCGGCGCCTAGATGGGTCGGCCCATTTATGGACGCCACATGCGCCAGTTAACAAAAATGCACGTTGATTGGCGCCTGTGGCGCCGAATAGGAAATCCCTGATAATTTGTCACAAGAGCGGCAAATAGGGATTTCCCTCGTGAAATGTTCACTCGATAAGATTTCAAAATCACTAGTtcaggagtactcgttgcaaagatcactccaactccccaggttgcgacaagtggcgcacatgcagcgcgccacttgttgcaacctgggagttttcccttttttcgtagatctgtttattcaaaatgttttatctctcaaaccgtgtgtccaaatctcaaaccgctttcatcgttggattcctcgcgtcgagatcttcaaaactagatcccatgttgataggttttgacaaacttttttttcacgaaaaaactaGCCAAAAAAACCGAACGAAAAAACCGAACTGGGAGCACGAGctttttcccttttcgaaaaaggcacgcccgtgcctctcacgaaatcacaaccgcgcctctcgcggaagcaaaactgtgactctcgctgaaggaaaaaagaagaagagaaaacgtgtttttttccgtttccgaggaggcacggccgtgactctcgcgaaagcacacccgtgcctctcgcggaagcaaaaccgtgactctcgcgaaaggaaaaaaacagaaaacacattttttttccgttttcgagaggcacgaccatgactctcgcgaaaacacaactgtgcctctcgcagaagcaaaaccgtgactctcgcgaaagaaaaaaaaacagaaaacgcgtttttttcatttccgagaggcacggccgtgactcgcggaagcaaaatcgtgactctcgcgaaaggaaaaaaaaagaaaatgcgtttatttcgtttccgagaggcacggccgtgactctcgtgaaagaaaaaaaaagaaaacgtgTTTTTTAGCGCAAAAAATGTTTTTCGGATTTTTTTGTCAAAAAGCTAAGGAAGATcggtggaaaaccaaaacgtaAAAAAAACCAAGAAAAAAACCGTTTAAATAGCCAAAAACGCATGCAGAAAAATAAAACGCGATCGGAGAGAGCACCCAGAGCGCGACAcatggcgaatggctgagagcgcgctaAGTGGCGCTGATTGTTGCCAGGCtgccgaaggagcgctcgttaactagccTAACGGCCCCACTGCCCAACAACAGGCCAAGGCCCAGTACCTCTGAGTCTCTGACGGCCCATCCGGAACCCTGACGGGCTGGCCCCACGCGAGCCCCTACCCTCTCGTCTTCGGTCTTGGAGCACAAGATGAACGCCGCACCGCACCACGCCAACAAAAGGAGGAAAACAGCACGCCCGAACCCTACTCCTGCTACGGACACGCACCACTAGCACACCTCGCATCGTCGCCGGATCGGAGGAGGGGGGAGagccgaggaggaagaaggccgAGGATGTTCCGCAACCAGTACGACACCGATGTCACCACCTGGAGCCCGCAGGGGCGGCTGTTCCAGGTGGAGTACGCCATGGAGGCGGTGAAGCAGGGCTCCGCCTGCGTCGGCCTCCGCTCCGCCACCCacgccgtcctcgccgccgccAACAAGTCCGCCAACGAGCTCTCCTCCCACCAGCGCAAGGTCTTCCGCGTCGCCGACCACGCCGGGGTCGCGCTCGCCGGCCTCACCGCCGACGGCCGCGTCCTCTCCCGCTTCCTCCGCAACGAGTGCATCAACCACGCCTTCGTCTACGACGCGCCGCTCCCCGTCTCCAGGCTCGCGCTCCGCCTCGCCGACAAGGCGCAGGTCCGTCCCCATCCCGATCCCCTTTTCGTCTTTTCCTGCCCCGATCTGCTCGCGCGCCTAGGGTTTCGTGCCGGAGGGATCAGATCTGGTGCGTGAGATGTGTGGTTTCGTGCGTGGTGGGGTAATCCTGGCTGCGATCTATGCTGGTAACTAGGGTTTTCATTGCGAAGTCGCGGGGAGCACGATCCAGTGGTACAAATGGTTAGGATTTTGACGATTTTGCTAGTGGCTCGGGACAGGGCCCACCTTACAATTTAGTTATGTGGAGTGTTATTATGGTGCTTGATTTCTTATGCTCTGTGCTAGAATTGTGCAGCAACTGAGAATTGTAGTTGTATCAGAGTTTCCCTCTGATGAGTCCTCACAGCTTAactgatactccctccgtccgaaaaagcttgtccctcaaatggatgtatctagcacaagttagtgctagatacatccatttgagacACAAGCTTGGGACAAGCTTTTTTGGACGGATGGAGTACTGTATATACTAAGACTGAATCTGAAGGTGTGGAGTTGTCCCCATTGAGATGACTCTTGGGATTTAGTACGGTAAACACTCTTGTGTGTACTAGGCGTAATCGCGCTGCGCTAGGATATTTTATGGCATGGATAAAATGCTCCACTGAATGAGCATATTATGCCATGTGTAAAACTATTGTCATCTGAAAAATTGGGGTGAATAAACTTGAACCGAGAGCTCTTAATTCGAATGAAAAACAATTATAGGATGCTAATAGTACATATATAAAAATTGACGTTGTACAACTAGTTTAGTTGATAGTGATCGATGGACCAACATCTCCACCAGCAACCACAAACTACAGTTGCAgattgatcctgtggcactgcaACCTGTCCATGAAGGTTCAGACCCATGTTGTTTCCTGCTGTGGGCTCTCATCCTGTCTGTACGCACCCCTTTAGCTCGTTGTAAGGTTTGCCCACGTTTCCTGCGATCAGCAAATTCGAATTTCTGTTGCGTATTCGTCTGCAGCTAGAGTTTGTGGTTTGTCTCGTCTGCCAATTTTAGTTTACTTTTCCTGGTTACCGTGTTCTGTACACTCATCCTCACAAAAGAAAAATGTATGGTACCTTCAGTTTGTTATTATGTCTACAGGTCTTCGCCTTTTCTCCTCTTGAATTGCTAGCAAGCCTATAACAGATATTATAGTAAGATTTTGATTTGAGACGCATGCCATCTATCATTACACGGCCAGACGGAACAACATTTTATACAGGAAGAAAGTTTCTTTCTACAACATTTGCTTTACCTTTTGAATTTAAACACATTAAGAAGGGCAATGTCATTGCTGGGGGAAAATGTTTTTGAGAAATTAACAACATGCTTGAAGATCACTTTGTGTGAAATTTCTTCTAAGAAATGCTATCATTGCCAAATGGTGTAACATACCTAGTGTGTGGCTGGTTAGAGCTTATTGCAGAATATCTACTATAAACCAACACATGTTCTAGCATTCCATTCCTATGCAAACATATTGAATCCTCTATAGTCTACTTCCAATTAACAGGGTTTTAGTGATTAGAGTTGTCAATCAAATCCTAAACCCTACTAGCAACTTCTTTCACTCTCAGTCAAACATGCCCAGTTGAGGCTGCTCTTCAATTTTTCAGGGTGAGCGCCTGCTGATTTCTGAACTTTGCATCTACTCCTGAGTGCCAAAATAAAATTCAAGATTTCCTGTCCTAATTCAGAGAGATACCAGATTGAAACTTGGGAGGGGGTGGGACTTCTCAAAGTCATTTTGTTATTGGTTTAATTTCATGTTCTAGTGTAGTATTAGCAATCAAACCATTGCTCTCAGGCCAGCATGTGTGTAAGAATATTTTTATCTGAAGATAAACATTTTTTCACCACTGTCCATTTATCTTCCCctcttgtttttttttttgagacaaataTCTTCCCCTCTTGTGGTGGGTAGTGTATTGACAATGTTATTCAACGATGCAGGTTTGCACACAACGTTCGTGGAAGAGGCCCTATGGGGTCGGCCTTCTTGTTGCTGGTCTAGATGAGTCTGGGGCCCATCTCTACTATAACTGCCCCAGCGGGAACTACTTTGAGTACCAGGCATTCGCCATTGGCTCCCGCTCTCAGGCAGCGAAGACTTACCTCGAACGCAGATTTGAGAAATTCAACGCCTACACCCCGGACGAGCTCATCAAGGACGCCCTCTCGGCCATAAAGGAGACCCTCCAAGGTGAGAAGCTGACGAGCTCCAACTGCACCATTGCCATTGTCGGCAGAAAGGAGGACGGCACCGTCGAGCCCTTCTCCATGATCGACTCCAAGAGGATCCAGGAGATCATTGACTCcatggaggccgccgacgaggcgCCAGCGGCCGATGTGCCAGCTGAATCAAGCTCGATGCAGGAGGACAGGGGCGATGCGCCTGCGGCAAGGGATGCCCCGGCGGCGGACGAGCCCGCTGCACCAGATGCCCCAGCGCCGATGGACATCTAGGCGTCGTCTGATCGATACATGTCATGTCCGTCCACCCCCTTGTCGCAACACTATTCAGAATTTCCAAAAAGACTAGACTGTTGTTTTAGAAAGGTTGTCATCCATTGTGTGTACTCTTTGCTTCTGTGCCACTACAGCTTTGCGGTGCCTGTGTCTGGACAGATTGATTTTTATCTATCATGTGATGGTGCGGACAGAATCGATTGGTTGGGGCAAACCGATTTACGTTTTATCATAAAAAATCCTGGTACCTTTTGTAGTGTTTGCTGTGTGTTTTCTGGACACTTCGGAAATTGAACAAACAGAGACAGATACAATGACAAATTCCGCAATGAAAATGAAAATTGCTGTGTGTTTTCTGGAGACTTCGGAAATTGAACAAACAGAGACAGATACGATGACAATTTCCGCAATGAAAATGAAAAACAATCTACCAATAGCATAGTTCATAGTTGGGATGTGTATATGTGCCCGTGGGTATTTGCACATTGGGTTGGCGAATATTATTTGATATACTATCGCTGGACATTGGATAGTACAGGGGAATTTGCGTCCTTGCGACGGCTAGATACAGCAGATCACCTGTGCTAGCAATGCAAACCGTGCGGGTTCTCGTCGAATCCCCTAGCACCAGTACGAGTGTTGAAAAACTTGCAAGTGACAGAGATGCTGCTATCTTCCGCTGGCTGTGTGCTGGAGCGTTGCATCACCAGGCCATCAAAGTCCAAGCCTGATACGTTTTTTTTTTCTCAAAACGAGGCAAAAGACTTACCATTTTCAGAAGAAGCCACCAAAGTCCAAGTCTGATGTGTTTTTTTTTCTCGAAACGAGGCAAAAGACTTGCCATTTTCATTGATTAAGAAGAAGAAAATTGCCTAGTTAATTGGCGAAAAAAAGGCTAAATCAATACAACCCAAACCATATGACATGGGCATGACCGGCCAACCTGGGCACCGACATGGAACCCAAAGCTCCAAAGAAAAAAGACATCTGTCGAGGAGTCGCAAGCATCATCGTCATCACCGATTGCCTCGAATGGGCGACTTCACCATAGAGCTCCATCGTCAAAGCCAACCCGCAAACAGCCGCTGAAGCCACGACGGCACATGCCAACGGATAGCCACACGTGCAAGCAACCGACAGCTCCAACTTTGACAACGAGCATCGAAAGGGAAATATGCGGGACTTACGCTGACCCTGCCCTCCAGAAACAACCACCGAGTGCCTGTCATCGTCACCACCTGGACTCGCTCCACCGCAGCTCTGACTTCAAAACAACCAAGCAACCGCCAGAAGGGCACCTCGAACACGCCGGGAAGAAACCGACTACCAAAGTCCACGCCGCGACCCGAGCTCTTCTCGACGCTATAATCGTTTCCAAAACAGAAACCAGCGCCCCGTCCCAGCAACCACGCGGCGAAGATGCCGCCATCCACCCGATCTCCCAGTCGTAGTTGCTCCGAGACGATGCCCCCAGGGAGGAGAAAGACGCGAAGACGCCTCCATCGCCCGATCCAGCTGATCAGAGGTTCCCCTCTAGAGCCAGTGATGTGGAGAGGAGGAGCGCACCTCCAAGACGACGCTCCCAAGAAAAGTCATGACACCTGCGGACGCCACCATCGCCGGCTCCGATGAAGATCGGAACAATGATTTCTCCTGGAATTGCGTCGACCACCTATCGCCATCGACCGCCGCCCACCAACCACCATCCCAGTCGAGGTCGACCTAACTCTGGCCGCGGGATCCCACGATCCACAGCACCCAGACACACACCACCCCCTGGCCGTAGCCGCCAACCACCACCGCAGCAACCACCTGCATCGCAAGGAGCACCAGCGCGACAGATCCAGATCGAGCCGCTCGAGCGAAGCAGCTGAGCCGGAGCATGCCCTCCCCTCGTAGCACACTTCGCGCCCCTGGGGACGTCACGCCCGCCACGCCTAGCCAGCCGCCATGCCCGACGTGCGCCAGCCGTCCGTGCACGTCGTCCATGCCCAGgtcgccgccccgacgccccaCTCTCCGCCCGTAGCCAAAGCGAAGCTCCGCGCGCTGGCCGCCATCCGCTGCCCGCCGCCGCCAACTCCCCCTTGATGAGGGCATCCCAGTACCTCATATTATTCCCATGAAGCAGGAGGTGAAGCCCAACTTCAGGACTCCTCCAAATTAGAGGTGTGCCAAAGGGGGTGACCGAACCATGTACTTGGTTGGTTGCAGTTTTATCTATTTTCATTTCCAGGTCATGTTATGGGCCACTTAGAatttttattttgtgtgtttcggTGTGGGCCTGTCCAACCGACTAGTTTTCTAGATGCCTATATAAGGAGGCCGGTGGCTAGGtttaaagggggggggggtcaatTTTTTAGATAGAGTTTTGAACATTTTGTCCACGGGGTGAATCATCCCTCCGGGACGGCGCTGCTGTTTATCAAATAAAGTGATGATTGCGCGAAGGTTCTTGTGTGATCAAGGATTATCGTGCCAAGGTTAGAGCCGTGTTGTTCATCTTCACGTTGCTTGCTGGATTCGTTTCCTCATCTTCAGGTTGCGTGGATTGATCCCGTGATTAGAAGGTTTGCTATCTAATTGTCTTGCGGTGAAAGATCGGGCCTAAAATCCCTTTTGGATCACATTGATCCTTATCATCCCTCGCGAGCGCCTAGGAACCGACGGGGAGAAGAGGCCCTACCGCCGCTGGATCCGTCGGGCGAACTAGCGACGACGAGGGAagggggtgggggaggagggGCACGGTGGATGTGGCCGAGCCGCCGCCTGTATCGCCCTAGGGAGGAAGCGACGCAAGGGCTGTGTGATAGCATGCACAAGCCTGATATTTGACTGCATAACCTCGTAGCTTGAGGGTCCTAGTCTTCATAAAGTGTTTTCGGAGTGTGTTGACGGTGAATATATATGCATAAACATGCCATACTCATCGCCTGGTATTTTCGAAGTGCACAAGGCTTTGGCGCGGACGCCCTCATATTCTTCCCACACATATGAAGATGGATACGAGGGTTCGCAGACAGTCTGAACATATAAGGCCAATTTAAGTGATCTGATTGAGTATTTGTTTTTTCTCTCTTGTCCAGCCGAACGTGTTGAGAAGTATTTGCGGGGTTGTAGATGCTCGTAGGATTTGGCAAATGAGACTAGGCAAATCTTTTGTAGCAAGCAGGCGTAGTACCCTCCCTCAGCCGTACAATGAAGGAAGCACGGACCGGCGAATTTACTGGCTACTGTACAGCACAGCACATTACAGGCACAGCCGTAGGCCGCGTGGCCCATGTGCGCCATCACTCCCCGCCCAGCCCATCTACGGGTACCACGCGCacgctgacatgcgggccccacgcGCCAGCGGAGTCCCTGTAACTGTGAGCGCATGCGCGTGCCATTAAAATTAAAATCGTCGGCCGGCTCGTGCTCTCTCCCCCATCGCCACTGCCGCAGCGGAACAGCCATGGCGATGGCGGCCTGCTCCgtccgcctcctcgccgccgccgcgcaccgcCGGGGCGCGGCCGCGTTCCTCCACGCGCCGCGGCGGCCCGTCGCGTGCTCCCTCTCGTTCCCGCGCGGCCACGGCGGCATCCGCGGCCGCGCCggcctctcctccatctccctcccctcctccgcctcctccgggCAGGGCCACGCGCCCTTCAACCTCCTCCCGCCGGACTCCGAGCCCTTTATCCAGTGGGACGCCCTGCCTCCGCAGGACACCTCCGCGGGCGGCGCAGGGGCAGGCGGAAGGGAGGAGGGGCCCGCGTTGGTAGTGCTGCTGGGCTGGCTCGGCGCGCGGCAGAAGCACCTGCGGAGGTACGCGGACCTCTACCGCGACCGCGGGGTCGGGTCCGTGCGGTTCGTGGTGCCCGTCCGCGAGCTCCTGGGGCTCGACCTCGGCCGCCGCGTCGAGCGCAGGGTCGCCGACCTCTCCGCCGAGATCGCCGCCTGGTGCGACGCCGACCGCAGCCGCACGCTCCTCTTCCACACCTTCAGCAACACCGGCTGGCTCGCGTACGGGAACAACAAATCCTCCTTCCTCCTTTTCAAGTCCTTCGATTCTCTGTAGGATGTGGAGTGTTAAAATCTGAAAGAAAAAACAAGTTGATAACGCAATTTAGTTAGGCACCTGTGCACATTGACATGGGGGCGCTTGCACTTGGTGCCGCATGTTTTAGTTGTGGCATTGTGGTTTCCTACACGAGGTCGGTGGCTTAAACGTGCTTGGTTGATCCAGTAGGCATGCCATTATCGAAGAGATCTCTAGTTAGAGTAGGCGCATGCTTTGCTCGTGCAATAATGTGGGATCCGTTGCTAGTTTGGAGGAACCAACAAGTTGTTGTGCCAGCAACCCAACATACTTTGGAGAAACTCTCCATTTCCTGTTTGGTTTGTATAGCATTATAAGTATAATTAAATCTCCTAAAAAAATAACCACCGTTCATAATCTAGGAGAAATGGCAAGGTAAATAGTAATAACTAAATTCAGGTAAGATCGGATTTTGTGCTATGAAATACTCCCTACCAGCAATTTATCGCTAACACCTTTTATCTATGTACTTACAGAGAGATTAGTTTGTTCTGGTAGAAATCGGAGGCTTTAAATCTGGGTAAAACAAGTTGATAACACATTCTAGGTAGGCACCTTTGCATGGATTGCCCCTTAGATTCCACACTGACATGGGGTGCTTGTCCTTGGTGCCACATGTTTCTGCTGTGACAAGTTGGCTTGCTACATGAGCTTGGTGGATAAAACGTGCTTGATGAATCGAGTAGGTGTGTTATTATCAAAGAGAACTCTGCTTAGAGGAGGCGTACTGTTTGTACGTGCGCGGGTACaagggctgttgctagttgggGGAAACCAGAGGGTGCCAGCATACTTTGGAGAAACTCTCTTTCTGCTGCTTGTGTTTTGTTTAATTGCTTAGTTTAATGCCTTTGTTCTTTCCTTGTACTTGTACTCACAGTAGGGCTGATCCTATCCTACTGTTATTATCCAAAAGAGAATACATAATATATCCTGGGAGATCTTTGGATGAGTAAGTTGAATAAAACAGAGTGGGGATCTGATAACAGCATGGTTATAGACTATACTCAAGTTTCTATGGTTGATTTGGTAAATCTTGCCTATTCTGTCAGTGGAGTTAAATTTTGCTCACTGAGCTTCAATGTCCAATGTCCAATAGTTCTGTCTGATAACAGCATCGTTGCATGTTGTTAAGGATACTTTTAAATATTAATCTTACTTAAAACCCAACTGAAGTTAGAGCTTTGCTCTATCCGTCTCTTTCACCTGATGCCCATGGCTTTAAATTTACCGTGGATATAAcactttttgtttttattttattttcaggTATGGTGCGGTACTTGAGAATCTACAATCAAGAGCTGATATAGTTGAGAGGATAAAGGGATGTATTGTAGACTCGGCGCCAGTTCTAGAGATTAGACCAGAGGTTTGTATATCTTGCTTGAAATAAGCTTTCAACGGTAGTGATAAATGCTGAATCCCCTTCTTCCATTTTGCCCTGTGGGAAATTTGTGTCTGTGGAACATTTCGTTGTAAGTAATACACTATTGCACCAGGCAAACTTGTATACTTGGAGTTTCTCATGTATACCCTAAACTCAGGTCTGGGCTGCTGGTTTCTCTGCTGCCATGCTGAAGAAAAGCAGTTCTTTAACAGGACCTTCAGCTGACTCTCCTGATGGATCTACTTTGAATGGTGCCTTGAACAAAGTTACTTCTGTCTCAGAGTTAACGAAACCATCATGGGGTGAAACTTTTCTTCTTTCAACGCTTCAAAAGTTCTTTGAGATTGTCCTTCACCTACCTGATGTAAACCGGTAAGTCCATTCACCATTAATAATTATTGCTTCGGTTACATGGTATTGAAAGCTCACATTGCTGTTTGTAGTAAAGTCGGCCAAGGCATATGCAATGAAATAAAGTTACAATGGGTGTTCTTATAGCAGTGAGATTATGTACTCTAACTAATCCATGCAGTCATATCTAAACATTATAAAGAAAAGTAATAGCTTATTCAGTGTCAAGAAACTAAGGATATATGCTTTCCCAGTACCAGTTTTTGTATGTGCATCCTGAAAATTAGGCTATCTGGATGGCAGGATACATATTTGCATTATTTTGTATTGTTCATTGTTGGGATGGCTTGTTGACCCTTCTAGTCTGGAATCTACATGCAGCCTAAAATCATCATTAGGTACACATAGCCATACCATGACTCAATTCCTATAAAAAAGGGCCTACATCATTTCAATTGTTTAGTATTTGCTTCTTCATCCACCTGCCCTTGGAGAGTTGGAGGATTGGATTAAGGAGAATATTATATGGGCGCTGCTACGCGTCGACCGGCGGATATTTTTAAAAGATCCGCCGCCTCGCGATCCGTCGGATCCGACGAAATGAGCGATCGAGCGTCAGCTTTTATCATTGCAACACAGGTCGTGTTGTGGGAAATTTCTGCAACACGGGTCATGTTGCGAATTTTTTTACAAGATATTTCTTTTGCAACAGaggtcttgtttcatttttttttgCAACTGAGGTCTTGTTGCAATTTAATTTTT
The sequence above is a segment of the Aegilops tauschii subsp. strangulata cultivar AL8/78 chromosome 6, Aet v6.0, whole genome shotgun sequence genome. Coding sequences within it:
- the LOC109770497 gene encoding proteasome subunit alpha type-1 — protein: MFRNQYDTDVTTWSPQGRLFQVEYAMEAVKQGSACVGLRSATHAVLAAANKSANELSSHQRKVFRVADHAGVALAGLTADGRVLSRFLRNECINHAFVYDAPLPVSRLALRLADKAQVCTQRSWKRPYGVGLLVAGLDESGAHLYYNCPSGNYFEYQAFAIGSRSQAAKTYLERRFEKFNAYTPDELIKDALSAIKETLQGEKLTSSNCTIAIVGRKEDGTVEPFSMIDSKRIQEIIDSMEAADEAPAADVPAESSSMQEDRGDAPAARDAPAADEPAAPDAPAPMDI
- the LOC109770499 gene encoding uncharacterized protein, with the translated sequence MAMAACSVRLLAAAAHRRGAAAFLHAPRRPVACSLSFPRGHGGIRGRAGLSSISLPSSASSGQGHAPFNLLPPDSEPFIQWDALPPQDTSAGGAGAGGREEGPALVVLLGWLGARQKHLRRYADLYRDRGVGSVRFVVPVRELLGLDLGRRVERRVADLSAEIAAWCDADRSRTLLFHTFSNTGWLAYGAVLENLQSRADIVERIKGCIVDSAPVLEIRPEVWAAGFSAAMLKKSSSLTGPSADSPDGSTLNGALNKVTSVSELTKPSWGETFLLSTLQKFFEIVLHLPDVNRRMHKVLSVLSDKQPPCPQFYLYSSADRVIPAECVESFINMQRSLGLSVSAHNFVSSPHVDHYRSFPHLYSAKIDEFLKVCSPVRV